In one window of Branchiostoma floridae strain S238N-H82 chromosome 14, Bfl_VNyyK, whole genome shotgun sequence DNA:
- the LOC118430524 gene encoding putative leucine-rich repeat-containing protein DDB_G0290503 isoform X2, with amino-acid sequence MQGKMAKPRVVLASLALFQAVLLTFPWTTLQDVEVETRKDVAWTKEEKAVLEHEVELRKAEQSAGEAVTDQGLGSAWDTTDWSVDEGDGHAHVMNWFECNRTILALQEKMDVQDKELAKYAKMVASLLSKASDQDVEIDFHNKTISSLMEKNKEQTTLLDRCTTSMTVYERENVQQKDILESKNTKIRELLKRNAEQAELIQQYNTKIAHLKFKTSEQEEMSHGLMMKDEATDALLGQFRDKLADVDLTYGELKGMIQEQERINQAQADTIKKHDQALLQFNIKKSQQDILLDRKFARLERSFAGKMETVEQKLTKSEEAVNEYKTMIQQMAEKGNEMARRISQLQQTISDKNEMVERLQVRLDQVETKVSRHDDTLDEYDSQISILNSRRYSLSDSEDKKDVTDETFVVSGSNGLVKELEEKLLSQSSTVSEVKNKLKQLERKSSDVDTAIQRHSTRLQDVERKNDDQEAELNQHKISINNMEQKNTVQDTIINQYNSMISQFVGKSNDLENVLNRAKDSLSRLDQKSSEHSNSINQHSQKLQQHEQQLRRHTNDVNRVNSTISLVRQKNIDQDQSFTQHQTRMTEMQQKINELTYYTNQYNSSIFYLREKTNKQDYIANELNITILQVKLKGQQQDIYMNRHTEQISQLQSKAGDAESTLNRQKSQVQQLMDFRTNSNEQFSQLSRKLNEEESRNNRQEALLEDHERKLRKVDQRTNELTVLQKQLRAKQSKHEQKLDEHGVALNLLNTKTAQNEQKNQDQDTKLEEHTNHLKQLDDVTNEQGQMILQQVPKTNQLEQVNSKQETLLLEHAEKLDQILNQHATTLSEHGQKNKEQDEVLNQHLNRLSELEKSSNEHTKDLRDNRVSIDRVQKSARQLGDTTTKHQGLLEDLEKRGEEHNNILSQHKVKITQLEKTDNQQDKKLGQQLQVIEQQQLKNERHDIMLNWHYGNISLINDTNNRQRNQIRQLQSEVDQVAGRAQNLENSTYHLALDVSALKRMDTIHEDSLQSHEVRLIEVTEKNAQQDRLYERKINRLEETSDEQEQRYRQKISQLVEKNNQQDKILERQSRGISSVEQRNIMQQNSLNLHNATINRILKLGNKRDESILHQNVTLRTLEEEDKKQAQNLQRIENTIGQIQDMDAQQDVKLNSHTNEIARIDERNSAQDTMLEKHTNDISEQAELNNEQREVIITHDSKLSQHTTTGSKQEKQLGDYRRDLQRLQRKNAEQDKRITQQRQLFSRQERKVRQQDRMISSHENKILQINIKNSQQDIFYSQQEQENHFQSRILETHNDTLQSINEWNDHQDELLRDHNRTIVSTSLKNIAQDKLLTRHIQKIIQHEQQNSRQENMLSDHDNKITVIKRENVEQGRLLGRHNAEIGRMESRTDQHGTMLKDHDSSIKEDKKMISKHENMIGEHEKKLLRTERSMGVQGDLLLQVNGTINSLQDKNYQQDSVLYNHERVITDVKENSDKQKTTIRDFEGRLQDQERDVGKNSEALNKVNSRILQFNLQNSQQDIVLNQHDIKIVGEGERNDAQDKALQRHDDMLQKQEEMMQAIRLKDSQQDGNLNTYTSRLSMLQREKNEHAIFLGQFKTKMKELQQMTSDQGVQMDEYKDKVGQLEDMQKTTLKDHDDRIKVVSKRAATIKDRVDDLDKRTYEKDMKHDIFLDNYSKKINSVHEKTKQLERMEKKSEVFINHHHQMLSELIDKSVELTNKTVDHDGQIAYNQMKTNQHDKTLGLHGSQITRIRDRLENATLDFDIKYTDRVQDCSDLYKRGYVLSTEYTIPGYKDAYFNVQSMKAFCDMTNDGGGWTVIQRRADGSVDFNRDWRAYRDGFGDIKGEYWLGNGHVYRLTNQRVYKLRIVMTDWAGEERFLEYQTFRIEDEKDSFRARIGQAISNVVPSGHFIMPNEEFTTKDVDHDSYSGNCADSHSGGGWYTNCGVSGNVNGRYYRPGEVNTINAATGIFWYHWHGMQYSMKSAVMKIRPADFEWEMATNHEN; translated from the exons GATGTCGAGATTGACTTTCATAATAAGACAATCAGCTCACTGATGGAGAAAAACAAGGAGCAGACAACCCTGCTAGACAGATGCACCACTTCTATGACTGTCTACGAAAGGGAGAATGTCCAACAGAAAGACATACTGGAGAGCAAGAACACCAAGATCAGGGAGCTGCTGAAGAGGAACGCTGAGCAGGCAGAACTGATCCAGCAGTACAACACCAAGATCGCCCACCTGAAGTTCAAGACCAGTGAGCAAGAGGAAATGTCTCATGGTCTGATGATGAAGGATGAGGCCACTGATGCACTCCTCGGTCAGTTCAGGGACAAGTTGGCTGATGTTGACCTGACATATGGGGAGTTGAAGGGGATGATACAGGAACAGGAGAGGATTAACCAAGCCCAAGCTGACACCATCAAGAAGCATGACCAGGCTCTACTTCAGTTCAACATCAAGAAAAGCCAGCAGGATATCCTCCTTGACCGCAAATTTGCAAG GTTGGAGAGATCGTTTGCTGGCAAGATGGAGACGGTTGAGCAGAAGCTGACCAAGTCGGAGGAAGCTGTCAACGAGTACAAGACAATGATCCAACAGATGGCTGAAAAGGGCAATGAGATGGCTCGTCGCATCTCTCAGTTGCAGCAAACGATCAGCGACAAAAATGAGATGGTGGAACGTCTCCAAGTCAGACTGGATCAAGTGGAAACTAAG GTTAGTCGTCATGACGATACGCTGGATGAGTACGACAGCCAGATATCAATCCTTAACAGCCGTCGCTACAGCCTTTCTGACTCAGAAGATAAGAAGGATGTCACAGATGAGACCTTTGTTGTCAGTGGCAGTAACGGACTTGTCAAG GAGCTTGAGGAAAAGCTGTTGTCCCAGTCATCTACTGTGAGCGAGGTCAAGAACAAGCTAAAGCAGCTTGAAAGGAAGTCTTCTGATGTGGATACAGCCATACAGAGGCACAGCACCAGACTACAG GACGTTGAGCGAAAGAATGACGACCAAGAAGCTGAACTAAACCAGCACAAGATCAGCATCAACAACATGGAGCAGAAGAACACTGTGCAAGACACCATCATCAACCAGTACAACTCTATGATTTCTCAGTTCGTTGGGAAGAGCAACGACTTGGAGAACGTCCTCAACAGAGCCAAG GACTCCCTGTCACGTCTGGACCAAAAGAGCAGCGAGCACAGCAACTCCATCAACCAGCACAGCCAGAAACTGCAGCAGCATGAGCAGCAGCTGCGCCGACACACCAACGATGTCAACAG GGTCAACTCCACCATTTCCTTGGTGCGCCAGAAGAACATCGATCAGGACCAGTCCTTCACCCAGCACCAGACCCGCATGACTGAGATGCAGCAGAAGATCAACGAGCTCACCTACTACACCAACCAGTACAACTCCAGTATCTTCTACCTGCGCGAGAAGACTAACAAGCAGGACTACATCGCCAACGAACTCAACATCACCATCCTGCAGGTCAAGCTGAAGGGCCAGCAGCAGGACATCTACATGAACAG ACATACTGAGCAAATTTCCCAGCTCCAGTCCAAGGCTGGTGATGCAGAGAGCACACTGAACAGGCAAAAGTCACAAGTGCAGCAGCTTATGGACTTCAGGACCAACAGCAACGAGCAATTCAGCCAGCTCAGTCGCAAGCTGAATGAAGAAGAGTCCAGGAACAACCGACAGGAGGCACTCCTGGAGGACCATGAAAGAAAGTTGAGGAAGGTCGACCAGAGAACAAATGAGCTAACAGTTCTTCAGAAGCAGTTGAGAGCAAAGCAGTCGAAACATGAGCAAAAGTTAGATGAACATGGGGTTGCACTGAACCTGTTGAACACCAAGACCGCACAAAATGAGCAAAAGAACCAAGACCAAGACACCAAGTTAGAAGAACACACCAATCACCTCAAGCAGCTGGATGACGTCACCAACGAGCAAGGTCAAATGATCTTACAGCAGGTGCCTAAAACCAACCAGTTGGAACAGGTCAACTCGAAGCAAGAAACATTGCTGCTAGAGCATGCTGAGAAGTTAGACCAGATTCTGAACCAACATGCAACAACTTTGTCCGAACATGGACAAAAGAACAAGGAACAAGATGAGGTTCTGAATCAGCATCTTAACAGACTAAGTGAACTGGAAAAATCTTCCAACGAGCACACTAAAGATTTGAGGGACAATAGGGTAAGTATTGATAGAGTTCAGAAGTCTGCCCGACAACTTGGTGACACCACGACAAAGCACCAAGGACTGCTGGAAGACCTTGAGAAGCGTGGGGAAGAGCACAACAACATCTTGAGTCAACACAAGGTGAAAATAACTCAGCTTGAGAAGACAGACAACCAGCAGGATAAGAAGCTGGGGCAGCAGCTCCAGGTGATCGAGCAACAGCAGCTGAAAAATGAGCGTCATGACATCATGCTTAACTGGCACTATGGCAACATCTCCCTCATCAACGACACAAACAACCGCCAGAGGAATCAGATCAGGCAGCTGCAGTCTGAGGTCGATCAAGTTGCTGGCAGGGCGCAAAATTTGGAGAACAGTACGTACCACCTTGCACTTGATGTCAGCGCTTTGAAAAGAATGGATACCATACATGAAGACAGTTTACAGAGCCATGAGGTGCGTCTGATAGAAGTTACAGAGAAGAACGCACAGCAGGACAGGCTTTATGAAAGGAAGATAAACCGACTAGAGGAAACGAGTGACGAACAAGAACAGAGATACAGGCAGAAGATATCTCAGCTGGTAGAGAAGAACAACCAACAAGACAAGATCCTGGAGAGACAAAGCAGAGGAATTTCGAGTGTGGAACAAAGAAATATCATGCAGCAGAACAGTCTTAACCTTCACAATGCTACAATCAATCGCATCCTGAAGCTTGGCAACAAACGTGACGAAAGTATCCTTCaccaaaatgtgacacttagaACACTGGAGGAAGAAGACAAGAAACAAGCGCAAAATCTGCAACGTATTGAAAACACGATTGGTCAAATACAAGACATGGATGCTCAGCAAGATGTAAAGCTCAACAGTCACACCAATGAGATCGCTCGTATAGATGAGCGCAACAGTGCCCAAGACACTATGttggaaaaacacacaaatgacATTTCTGAACAGGCTGAACTCAACAATGAACAAAGGGAAGTCATCATCACCCATGATTCCAAACTTTCTCAGCATACCACAACTGGCAGTAAGCAAGAGAAGCAACTGGGTGATTACCGCAGAGACCTACAACGTCTGCAGCGAAAGAATGCAGAGCAGGACAAGCGCATCACTCAACAGAGGCAGCTGTTCTCTAGGCAGGAGAGGAAGGTCAGGCAGCAGGACAGGATGATCAGTAGTCATGAGAACAAAATACTCCAG ATCAACATCAAAAACAGCCAACAGGACATCTTCTACAGCCAACAGGAGCAAGAAAATCACTTCCAGAGCCGCATCTTGGAAACCCACAATGACACGCTCCAATCCATTAATGAGTGGAATGACCATCAGGATGAACTGCTGCGAGATCATAATAG AACCATAGTGTCAACGTCCTTGAAGAACATTGCCCAGGACAAGCTGCTGACGAGGCACATCCAGAAGATCATCCAGCATGAGCAGCAGAACAGCCGTCAGGAGAACATGCTCAgcgaccatgacaacaagatcACAGTCATCAAGCGGGAGAATGTTGAACAGGGGCGTCTCCTTGGAAGACATAATGCAGAGATAGGAAGAATGGAGTCAAGGACAGATCAGCACGGCACCATGCTGAAGGACCATGACAGCTCCATCAAGGAAGACAAGAAGATGATCTCCAAGCACGAGAACATGATCGGGGAGCATGAGAAGAAGCTGCTCAGGACAGAGAGATCAATGGGAGTGCAAGGAGACTTGCTGCTCCAAGTCAATGGTACTATCAACAGCCTACAAGACAAGAATTACCAACAGGACAGTGTTCTTTACAACCATGAAAGGGTCATCACAGATGTCAAAGAGAACTCTGACAAACAGAAGACAACAATCCGTGACTTCGAGGGCAGGCTGCAGGATCAAGAGAGAGACGTGGGGAAGAATTCTGAAGCTCTAAACAAGGTCAACTCCCGCATCCTTCAGTTCAACCTGCAGAACAGTCAGCAAGACATCGTGCTCAACCAACATGACATCAAGATTGTTGGAGAGGGTGAAAGGAATGATGCCCAAGATAAGGCTCTTCAACGTCACGATGACATGCTCCAGAAACAGGAGGAAATGATGCAGGCCATTCGGCTGAAAGATTCACAGCAAGACGGCAATTTGAATACG TACACGTCTCGACTCTCAATGCTGCAGCGAGAGAAGAACGAACATGCCATCTTCTTGGGTCAGTTCAAGACCAAGATGAAGGAGCTTCAGCAGATGACCTCTGATCAGGGTGTGCAGATGGACGAGTACAAGGACAAAGTCGGACAGCTGGAGGATATGCAGAAGACAACACTGAAGGACCACGATGACAGGATCAAAGTGGTTTCGAAGAGAGCAGCAACAATCAAGGATAGGGTTGATGATCTTGACAAGAGGACATATGAAAAGGATATGAAACATGACATCTTTTTGGACAA CTACAGCAAGAAGATAAACAGTGTCCACGAGAAGACCAAGCAACTGGAGAGGATGGAAAAGAAGTCCGAAGTCTTCATCAACCATCATCATCAGATGCTGTCGGAGCTTATAGATAAGTCTGTGGAGCTGACAAACAAGACTGTGGACCATGATGGACAAATTGCCTACAACCAGATGAAGACCAACCAGCATGACAAGACTCTTGGTCTCCACGGCAGTCAGATTACCAGAATAAGGGATCGGCTGGAGAATGCCACCCTGGACTTTGACATTAAGTACACAG ATCGAGTTCAGGACTGCTCAGACCTGTACAAAAGGGGCTATGTCCTCAGCACGGAGTACACAATCCCTGGCTATAAAGATGCTTACTTCAACGTACAATCCATGAAAGCCTTCTGCGATATGACCAATGATGGAGGTGGCTGGACTGTAATCCAACGTCGTGCGGACGGCTCCGTGGATTTCAATCGCGACTGGAGAGCGTACAGGGACGGTTTCGGTGATATAAAGGGAGAGTACTGGTTAGGAAACGGTCATGTCTACCGCCTCACCAACCAGCGCGTCTACAAACTGCGAATCGTCATGACCGACTGGGCAGGAGAGGAAAGATTCTTAGAGTACCAAACCTTCCGAATTGAAGATGAGAAGGACTCCTTCCGTGCGCGCATCGGCCAAGCGATCTCCAACGTTGTTCCTTCCGGTCATTTCATCATGCCAAATGAAGAGTTCACAACAAAGGACGTTGACCACGATTCGTACAGTGGAAACTGCGCCGATTCTCACTCGGGCGGCGGATGGTACACCAACTGTGGCGTCTCCGGCAATGTCAATGGCAGGTATTACAGACCAGGGGAAGTGAACACGATAAATGCAGCCACTGGAATTTTCTGGTACCACTGGCATGGCATGCAATATTCCATGAAGAGTGCAGTGATGAAGATCCGACCTGCGGACTTTGAGTGGGAGATGGCAACAAACCATGAAAACTAA